GTAGGATTTAAATACAAATGGTAAGTGAAGCATCATGGGTGCGAAATTATTAGAAAATAAGCAAAAGTAAATCAAAAGAAATATGGCAAATACATATTCACAAATAAATATACATGCTATTTTTTCGGTTAAGGGCCGAGAGAATATTTTGAAAGAAAGTTTTCGCCAAGAATTATTCAAATATATATCTGGGATTTTAAAAAACAACAAGCAATACACTTTGGCAGTGAATGGTCATTTTGATCATGTGCATGTTTTTTTTGAGTTGAATCCTGCAACTGCTGTATCGGATGTATTGAGAGTAGTTAAAACTAATTCATCAAAGTGGATTAATCAAAATAAATATGTAAGAGGGAAATTTGAGTGGCAAGTTGGATATGGTGCGTTTTCATATTCACGTTCTCAAAGGAGTAGTGTTATTCAGTACATAATGAGGCAAGAAGAGCATCATCGGGTTGAAACATTTAAAGAAGAATATCTGGAATTGTTGGAAAAGTTCGAAATTCCATTTGATAATGAATATGTTTTTGAATTTTTCGAAAACTAATAATATCGTCCCAAAGGGACTTATGAAATGATTACAACTAATTCTACCATAATTACGCTCTTATCAGGCTAACAGGAAAGTGCCATAGGCACGATAATATGGTAGTATTAATTACAAATTGAAAATGAAGCACCGTGGGTGCGAAATTATTAAGGAAATGAAGAAATTTCAAACAATAGAATTTGCAATAGAAAACCAGATTGGGACGATCACGCTAAATCGACCTGACCTTCACAATGCTTTTAATGAAGTGATGATAGGCGAAATTATTGACTGTTTTAGCGATATTGAAAAACTGGATTACAAAACACTGCGTGTGGTTATTTTAAAAGGGAAAGGTAAATCTTTTTGTGCTGGTGCAGATTTGAAATGGATGAGAGGTGTTGCCAATTATTCTTATGAAGAGAATTATGCGGAAAGCTACAAACTTTCGATCTGTTTTAATGCGGTATACACCTGCAAATTTCCAACAATAGCAATAGTTCATGGTGCTGCTATTGGTGGAGCTAATGGTTTACTTGCTGCTTGTGATTTTGTATTGGCTCATAAAGATACGGTGTTCTCGCTAAGTGAGGTAAAGATTGGAATTGTTCCAGCTTGCATTTCTCCATACGTTATGAAACGAGTTGGGGAATACAAATCGAAAGAGTTGATGCTAACAGGTATGAGGTTTGATGGGAAAGAGGCACAGCAGGCTGGATTGGCAAATTGGTCTTTCGGAGAGAAAAAACTAAAGGTAAAATTGGAAGATTTAATCTCGAAATTGAAATCAAGCGGACCCATTGCAGTATCAACCTGTAAACAACTGCTTTACGATGTTGAAAATGTATGGAATCATGAAGAAGCGATGAATAAAACCGCAAAAATGATAGCCGATCTTCGTCAATCGGATGAAGGACAGGAAGGAATGAGTTCTTTTTTGGAAAAACGAAAACCGAATTGGACTATAGATAATTAAGAATTAGTAATGCGTAATTAATAATTATTCATTTTTAATTACAAATTGAAATTAATATGTACTATAAACGACTACTCATAGCAAATAGAGGTGAAATTGCCCTAAGAATCATGCGAACAGCAAGAGACTTGGGAATTCATACTATTGCATTATACACTGAATTAGATCGAGATGCTGAGCATGTTTTACAAGCTGATGAAGCATATGCCTTGAAGGGAAATAGTTTACAGGAAACTTATCTTAACTCTAATCAGATTGTAGAGATTGCTAAAAAAGCAAGTGCCGATGCAATTCATCCGGGTTACGGGTTTTTGGCGGAAAATGCTGTGTTTTCTCAGTTATGTAAGGATTATAACATCGATTTTGTTGGTCCAGATGCTAATGCAATCCAATTGATGGGAAATAAAGTAAATGCTCGCGAGTTTGCTAAATCTATTGGAGTTCCAGTACTCGAAGGAGTAGTTGGAGAATCATCAAAGTTGATTAAAGAAGCTGAGAAAATGCAATTTCCTATCTTGATTAAAGCTGCAGCAGGTGGCGGTGGTAAAGGAATGCGTATTGTTCATGAAAAAGAAGAATTGAAAGCAGCTTTGGAATCAACATCGCGCGAAGCGACTACCTATTTTGGCGATGGAACAGTTTTAATTGAACGGTATATTCAAAATCCACGTCATATCGAAGTGCAAATTATGGCTGATCAGTATGGTAATGTTGTGCATTTGTACGAGCGTGAATGTTCTATTCAAAGGCGTTTTCAGAAAGTGATTGAGGAAGCTCCTTCGCCAAGCTTAACACCAGAATTGAGAAAAGAAATGGGGAATATGGCTGTTTTTTTAGCTCAGGAAATGAATTATACAAACGCAGGTACAGTTGAATTTTTGGTGGATGAAGAATTGAACTATTATTTTCTGGAGATGAATACACGTATTCAGGTGGAACATCCGGTAACAGAGATGATTACTGGTGTTGATATTGTCGAACAACAATTATTGCTTGCATCGGGTCGTAAGTTGAAGATGGAGCAAGATGATATTCAGTTAAATGGACATGCAATTGAAGCAAGGATATATGCTGAAGATCCTGAAAAGGATTTTATACCATCGCCTGGGGACATTACTTTTTATAAGACACCAAAGCTCTTTGATGGTAGGTTACGTTTGGATTCCGCAGTTACAGGAGCTTGTACAATTCATCCTGACTACGATCCAATGATAGCAAAATTGGTTGTTTGGGATGAAAATCGTGATTTGGCAATTGAAGGCTTACATCATGCATTGCATGAGTATGAGATACATGGTATCAAAAATAACATCATGTACTTGCATACTTTGCTGAATACAAAAGACTTTAAGCAAAATAATATATCTACTCATTTTTGTCAGGATCATGCGGAAGCATTGAAGTTGAAGATGCAAAAGGAGAGGAAAGATATATCTCCAGTATTATTTTATATCAGCTTTGCATTGTTCGAATTGAATAGAGAAAAATCTGATAATGTTTGGGAAGAGATAGGTTATTGGAGACAACAAGGAAAGCGAATTCGAATTGTAGATGAGGAGATTGTTGATGTTGAAATAATTAGCGAAAATCCATTTCAAATAATAGTTTCTGATAGGGTTTATATGGTTGAAAATGTATCGATTAATGCAGATTATCTATTGTTTGAGTTTAAAGGGGAAAGATATCAGTTTTATCGTTCGAAAAATTCGGTAGGCAAAAGCTTTGTGAGCTGTAAGGGACTGGTTCATGAGTTAGAACGATGGTCGGAAATTCAATCCGAATTAAATGAAAACACTGCATTTAATAAATTGAATGATGGAAATATTCTTTCGCCAATGCCAGGTAAGATTGTTAAAATTGAGGCTATAGAGGGACAAAAAGTTGCCAAAGGAGATGTCTTAATAATTGTGGAAGCCATGAAAATGGAAAACAGTATTTTGGCGCCTTTTGAGGGAATTATAGAAAATATATTTGTGAATGAGGGAGATCAGGTACAGAATAAAATGAAACTTTTACAATTGGAAACTTCTAATTAATAGTATTTTACTAAATAAGAGACACCTAACTAAATTAGATATGAAAGACAGAATTAGAATAGCAAATGCAGGAGGTTTTTGGGGAGACGACCTTGGAGTTCTGCGTCGGCAATTAGAAGGAGGCGATGTGGATTATATCTCATCAGATTTTTTAGCAGAAGTTACCATGAGTATTCTTCGAAAACAGCAGCTTAAAAACGAATCCTTAGGCTATGTTACCGATTTTGTCGATCAGTTTGTTGATGTTGCCGATTTAATGAAGAATAAAGGTGTTCGCATGATTACGAACGCTGGGGGAATTAATCCAATTGCTTGTGCCCGGAAAATTTTATCTGAATTAAAGAAAAAAGGTATCTCGATTAAGGTTGCTGTGGTTGACGGAGATAATATTATCGATAGAATTGATGAATTTTATCCTGCCAAAGCCAATTTTAATAATATGGACTCTGGCGAGGATTTTACAGAAATTGAAGAGAACATACAAAGTGCAAATATTTACCTTGGTGTTCCGCCTTTGCTAAAAGCGTTGGAAAGTGGAGCTGATTTAATTTTGGCCGGTCGTGTAACCGATACTTCAGTTACAATGGCACCTTTTATATATGAATTAGGATGGAAATTGGATGATTGGAATAAGTTAGCTGCTGGTCTTGTGGCAGGACATATTATTGAATGTGGAGCACAATCTACAGGTGGAAATTTTACCGATTGGCAAAAAATTTCTCG
This genomic interval from uncultured Marinifilum sp. contains the following:
- the tnpA gene encoding IS200/IS605 family transposase, which encodes MANTYSQINIHAIFSVKGRENILKESFRQELFKYISGILKNNKQYTLAVNGHFDHVHVFFELNPATAVSDVLRVVKTNSSKWINQNKYVRGKFEWQVGYGAFSYSRSQRSSVIQYIMRQEEHHRVETFKEEYLELLEKFEIPFDNEYVFEFFEN
- a CDS encoding enoyl-CoA hydratase-related protein; its protein translation is MKKFQTIEFAIENQIGTITLNRPDLHNAFNEVMIGEIIDCFSDIEKLDYKTLRVVILKGKGKSFCAGADLKWMRGVANYSYEENYAESYKLSICFNAVYTCKFPTIAIVHGAAIGGANGLLAACDFVLAHKDTVFSLSEVKIGIVPACISPYVMKRVGEYKSKELMLTGMRFDGKEAQQAGLANWSFGEKKLKVKLEDLISKLKSSGPIAVSTCKQLLYDVENVWNHEEAMNKTAKMIADLRQSDEGQEGMSSFLEKRKPNWTIDN
- a CDS encoding biotin carboxylase N-terminal domain-containing protein, translating into MYYKRLLIANRGEIALRIMRTARDLGIHTIALYTELDRDAEHVLQADEAYALKGNSLQETYLNSNQIVEIAKKASADAIHPGYGFLAENAVFSQLCKDYNIDFVGPDANAIQLMGNKVNAREFAKSIGVPVLEGVVGESSKLIKEAEKMQFPILIKAAAGGGGKGMRIVHEKEELKAALESTSREATTYFGDGTVLIERYIQNPRHIEVQIMADQYGNVVHLYERECSIQRRFQKVIEEAPSPSLTPELRKEMGNMAVFLAQEMNYTNAGTVEFLVDEELNYYFLEMNTRIQVEHPVTEMITGVDIVEQQLLLASGRKLKMEQDDIQLNGHAIEARIYAEDPEKDFIPSPGDITFYKTPKLFDGRLRLDSAVTGACTIHPDYDPMIAKLVVWDENRDLAIEGLHHALHEYEIHGIKNNIMYLHTLLNTKDFKQNNISTHFCQDHAEALKLKMQKERKDISPVLFYISFALFELNREKSDNVWEEIGYWRQQGKRIRIVDEEIVDVEIISENPFQIIVSDRVYMVENVSINADYLLFEFKGERYQFYRSKNSVGKSFVSCKGLVHELERWSEIQSELNENTAFNKLNDGNILSPMPGKIVKIEAIEGQKVAKGDVLIIVEAMKMENSILAPFEGIIENIFVNEGDQVQNKMKLLQLETSN